One window from the genome of Chloroherpetonaceae bacterium encodes:
- the nuoK gene encoding NADH-quinone oxidoreductase subunit NuoK: MLPEIGLNHYLTLSAILFSLGLFGIMTRKNAVVVLMGVELILNAANLNLIAFSKYTGTMNGVVFSVFVIVLAAAEAAIALAIVLNIYATFKTVDLSEIDTMRE; encoded by the coding sequence ATGTTACCTGAAATCGGTTTAAATCATTACCTAACGCTTTCTGCGATACTTTTTTCGCTTGGTTTGTTCGGAATTATGACCCGTAAGAACGCCGTTGTGGTGTTAATGGGTGTAGAGTTAATTCTGAATGCCGCAAATCTCAATCTTATTGCGTTTTCTAAGTACACAGGAACAATGAATGGCGTGGTGTTCAGTGTGTTTGTGATTGTTTTGGCAGCTGCAGAAGCAGCTATTGCTTTGGCTATTGTCTTAAACATTTACGCAACATTCAAGACTGTG
- a CDS encoding NADH-quinone oxidoreductase subunit J has product MQNFTYQAIFYLFFAIIVISASLVVFSRNIIYSAFSLLFTLFGVAAMYVFLSADFIAVTQVVVYVGGILVLLLFGVMLTNKITQDQLKTDVFNFVPGLIVMFSVLGVILYTFFFRVKWVESSTLLSGTVVEPLGYQFMTNYILPFEIVSIVLLVALLGAAYIARASHKELPEKAN; this is encoded by the coding sequence ATGCAAAACTTTACTTATCAAGCAATTTTTTACCTCTTCTTCGCCATCATTGTGATTTCTGCCAGTTTGGTGGTTTTCTCGAGGAATATTATCTATTCCGCCTTTTCACTCTTATTCACGCTTTTTGGCGTTGCTGCGATGTACGTTTTTCTCAGTGCGGATTTTATTGCTGTGACACAAGTGGTGGTTTATGTTGGCGGTATATTAGTTCTCCTTCTTTTTGGTGTGATGCTCACCAATAAAATTACCCAAGACCAATTAAAAACCGATGTTTTCAATTTTGTGCCCGGTCTTATCGTCATGTTTTCTGTTTTGGGCGTTATTTTATACACATTTTTCTTCCGCGTCAAATGGGTAGAATCATCGACTCTGCTTTCCGGCACAGTGGTTGAGCCATTAGGATACCAATTTATGACCAACTACATCCTTCCGTTTGAAATTGTCTCGATTGTTTTGCTCGTCGCTCTTTTGGGAGCGGCCTACATTGCAAGAGCTTCACATAAAGAACTACCTGAAAAGGCAAACTAA
- a CDS encoding NADH-quinone oxidoreductase subunit I — translation MSRYFETLSRGVTSVIGGLGITLKHFANATNRKGEAGISEDNYFAQQSGLVSLQYPSETIPTPSFARYRLHNDGDDCIACNQCARACPVQCITIDSFKATPDDIEELGLCSDGTKKKLWLPVFDIDMAKCMYCGLCTYPCPTECLTMTPVHDFSEYDRSNFIYHFGTMTNELAEAKKAKLTAYDAEQAAKKAAAPAKPAVTPKAAPVSKSSDSPISSEAATQEAPVAESTAKKLPPMMAAKMAAAKKATDPVEGSASTSNATDSQGNAAPEKKLSPMMAAKLAAKKATESGDTPKSEAAPTSESKPSDGGEAAPAKKISPMMAAKLAAKKAAENED, via the coding sequence ATGAGCAGATACTTTGAAACCCTCTCTCGAGGCGTAACATCTGTAATTGGAGGTTTAGGAATTACCCTTAAGCATTTCGCAAATGCCACGAATCGAAAAGGAGAAGCGGGTATTTCTGAAGATAACTACTTTGCTCAACAAAGTGGGCTTGTTTCTCTCCAATATCCGAGTGAAACCATTCCTACACCATCATTTGCAAGGTATCGGCTTCATAATGACGGAGATGACTGTATAGCTTGTAATCAGTGTGCCCGTGCTTGCCCGGTTCAATGCATTACAATTGATTCTTTTAAGGCTACACCTGATGATATTGAGGAACTCGGGCTTTGTTCAGATGGAACAAAAAAGAAACTGTGGTTGCCTGTTTTTGATATTGATATGGCAAAGTGTATGTACTGTGGTCTTTGTACCTATCCTTGCCCGACCGAGTGCTTAACAATGACCCCTGTTCATGATTTCTCTGAATATGACCGAAGTAATTTTATTTACCACTTCGGAACAATGACCAATGAATTGGCTGAAGCAAAAAAAGCCAAATTAACTGCCTATGATGCTGAACAAGCGGCAAAAAAAGCTGCTGCTCCAGCAAAGCCGGCGGTAACTCCGAAGGCTGCTCCCGTTTCAAAGTCGTCGGATTCTCCGATTTCCTCTGAAGCAGCCACTCAAGAGGCTCCTGTTGCAGAATCGACGGCTAAGAAACTTCCGCCAATGATGGCTGCTAAAATGGCAGCCGCTAAAAAAGCCACCGATCCTGTAGAAGGTTCTGCATCAACTTCAAATGCTACGGATTCTCAAGGAAATGCGGCTCCTGAAAAGAAACTTTCACCAATGATGGCCGCGAAACTTGCTGCGAAAAAAGCTACTGAATCAGGTGACACTCCAAAGTCTGAAGCAGCACCAACGAGCGAATCCAAACCAAGCGATGGTGGAGAAGCCGCACCGGCAAAAAAAATATCGCCGATGATGGCCGCAAAACTTGCTGCAAAAAAAGCTGCTGAAAATGAAGATTAA
- the nuoH gene encoding NADH-quinone oxidoreductase subunit NuoH — protein MNSLYILDSAPALANTQNTWVKALENLEISGVSLSFLGLIAIPAIPLVFIAVYALYAGVYGERKVSAFMQDRIGPNETGKWGLLQTIADILKLIQKEDILPTAADRTLFVLGPLVVFVGAFSAYAVLPFSSEFIAADLNVGVFYAVSIVSVEVVGILACGWGSNNKWSLFGAVRSVAQVVSYEIPAAIAILCGVMMAGTLSMQGITTSQSGPLGIVHFAIFQSPFAWVAMIILFIASLAECNRAPFDIPEAESELVSGYFTEYGGMKFAMIFLAEYASMFMTSVTICVLFLGGWNSPLPNIAGLELNALTNGPIWGVFWIIFKAFFWIFVMMWVRWTLPRFRVDQLMYLCWRVLVPFGFLAFIGTAVWELYVRG, from the coding sequence ATGAATTCACTTTACATTTTAGATAGCGCGCCAGCACTCGCAAACACCCAAAATACTTGGGTTAAGGCTTTGGAAAATTTAGAAATTTCCGGTGTTTCCTTAAGTTTTCTTGGGCTTATCGCCATACCGGCAATACCTCTCGTTTTTATTGCCGTTTATGCACTCTACGCCGGGGTTTATGGAGAGAGAAAAGTGTCAGCTTTTATGCAAGACCGGATTGGACCGAATGAAACCGGTAAGTGGGGATTGTTACAAACAATCGCCGATATTTTAAAGTTGATTCAAAAGGAAGATATTCTGCCAACAGCGGCCGATAGGACTTTATTTGTCTTGGGACCTTTGGTCGTTTTTGTTGGGGCTTTTTCTGCTTATGCGGTTCTCCCTTTTAGCAGTGAGTTCATTGCAGCAGATTTGAATGTAGGTGTTTTTTATGCGGTTTCGATTGTTTCTGTTGAGGTGGTTGGAATATTGGCATGCGGGTGGGGTTCAAATAACAAATGGTCGCTATTCGGCGCTGTACGAAGTGTGGCACAAGTTGTGAGTTATGAAATTCCTGCAGCAATAGCCATTTTATGCGGCGTGATGATGGCGGGAACGCTCTCAATGCAAGGCATTACAACTTCTCAATCTGGTCCATTGGGAATCGTTCACTTTGCCATATTTCAATCGCCTTTCGCTTGGGTTGCAATGATTATACTTTTTATTGCGTCACTTGCAGAGTGTAACCGTGCACCATTCGACATCCCTGAAGCAGAATCTGAATTGGTTTCAGGATACTTCACGGAATATGGCGGAATGAAATTTGCGATGATTTTTTTGGCAGAGTATGCAAGCATGTTTATGACAAGTGTAACGATTTGCGTGCTCTTTTTGGGTGGATGGAATTCACCACTCCCGAATATTGCTGGGCTTGAACTTAATGCATTAACAAATGGCCCGATATGGGGCGTTTTTTGGATTATTTTTAAGGCTTTTTTCTGGATTTTTGTGATGATGTGGGTTCGATGGACATTACCTCGTTTTCGTGTTGATCAATTAATGTATCTCTGTTGGCGTGTTTTGGTTCCTTTCGGGTTCCTTGCCTTTATCGGTACAGCGGTTTGGGAACTTTATGTCAGAGGATAA
- a CDS encoding NADH-quinone oxidoreductase subunit D translates to MAEVLNGNAAVRLTQTGLNNYTLEKEIDTDLMTLNMGPQHPSTHGVLRIELVTDGEVVVRATPHMGYLHRCFEKHAEALDYPQILPYTDRMDYLAAMNNEWALCLGVEKLLNIEVPRRVEFMRVIVGELNRIASHIIGITTYGLDIGAFTPFLHAMRDREHILNLLEWLCGARMLYNYIWVGGVSHDFPKKFKERVGEFVKYYRPQINELYSLLTENELFIKRTQNIGNLPANVAINYGCSGPMLRGSGVEWDLRKNDPYSVYPELDFKIITPNPKETDGIIGDCYSRHLVRCKELHESVNIIEQCLDKMPEVPVFDPQAAVPKRVKPPEGEVYARAENPRGEMGYYIVSDGKNTKPYRCKARAASFTNLSVFPELAQGNLISDVVAILGSVDIVLGDIDR, encoded by the coding sequence ATGGCAGAAGTCCTCAATGGCAACGCCGCAGTTCGTTTAACTCAAACCGGACTGAATAATTATACACTTGAAAAAGAAATTGATACAGACCTGATGACTCTCAATATGGGTCCTCAGCATCCTTCAACTCACGGTGTTCTGAGAATTGAACTTGTAACTGACGGGGAAGTGGTCGTAAGAGCCACACCTCATATGGGATACTTACATCGCTGTTTTGAAAAGCACGCTGAAGCCCTTGATTACCCCCAGATTCTTCCCTATACCGATCGAATGGACTATTTAGCAGCTATGAATAATGAATGGGCTTTATGTTTAGGGGTTGAAAAGCTCTTGAATATTGAAGTGCCACGCCGAGTGGAATTTATGAGAGTCATTGTTGGGGAATTAAATCGAATTGCATCTCACATTATTGGTATTACAACCTACGGTCTTGATATTGGTGCATTTACTCCGTTTCTACATGCAATGAGAGACCGGGAGCACATCCTAAACCTTCTTGAATGGCTTTGCGGGGCAAGAATGCTTTACAATTACATTTGGGTTGGCGGTGTTTCCCACGATTTTCCGAAAAAATTTAAAGAGCGTGTTGGTGAATTTGTCAAGTATTATCGTCCACAGATCAATGAACTTTATTCACTTCTTACTGAAAATGAACTTTTCATCAAAAGAACTCAAAATATCGGTAATCTACCGGCGAATGTAGCGATTAATTATGGCTGTTCCGGTCCAATGCTTCGCGGTTCTGGGGTAGAATGGGATTTAAGAAAAAATGATCCTTATTCCGTTTATCCAGAACTTGATTTCAAAATTATTACCCCTAATCCAAAAGAGACGGATGGAATCATTGGTGATTGTTACTCACGTCATTTGGTTCGTTGCAAGGAATTACATGAAAGTGTGAACATTATTGAACAATGCTTGGATAAAATGCCCGAAGTTCCGGTTTTTGATCCGCAAGCCGCAGTTCCAAAGCGTGTGAAACCACCTGAAGGCGAAGTGTATGCTCGAGCGGAAAATCCTCGCGGTGAAATGGGATATTATATTGTTTCTGATGGTAAGAATACAAAACCTTACCGATGCAAAGCGCGTGCCGCCAGTTTTACTAATCTTTCTGTTTTCCCTGAACTTGCACAAGGAAATTTGATTTCGGATGTGGTTGCCATTTTAGGCAGTGTTGATATTGTTTTAGGAGATATCGATCGCTAA